One genomic window of Polyangium aurulentum includes the following:
- a CDS encoding helix-turn-helix domain-containing protein, with the protein MKSVRENSDRPALEAAPPAPAPTKEERDAAAGEAWAYEVAHPASAEDLTPVVGTNLRRLRIQRGLSLERLAKASGVSRAMLGQVELGKSAPTINVIWKIARALAVPFSALIGHMPTGGTVRMPASRSKRLLSHDGKFSSRALFPFDSPRSVEFYELRLAPLAVENADPHPPGTVENLVVSHGTVEVSVGAERHLLATGDALLFEADVPHVYRNPADAEAVMYLVMTYSIPAP; encoded by the coding sequence ATGAAATCGGTGCGGGAGAACAGCGACCGCCCCGCGCTCGAAGCCGCCCCGCCCGCGCCCGCGCCCACCAAAGAGGAGCGCGACGCGGCCGCGGGGGAGGCATGGGCGTACGAGGTCGCGCATCCCGCGTCCGCCGAGGATCTCACGCCGGTCGTCGGCACGAACCTGCGCCGTCTGCGCATCCAGCGGGGCCTGTCGCTCGAGCGGCTCGCGAAGGCGTCGGGCGTCAGCCGCGCCATGCTCGGGCAGGTCGAGCTCGGCAAGAGCGCCCCCACGATCAACGTCATCTGGAAGATCGCGCGCGCGCTCGCCGTGCCCTTCTCCGCGTTGATCGGCCACATGCCGACGGGCGGCACCGTGCGCATGCCCGCCAGCCGCTCGAAGCGGCTGCTCTCGCACGACGGCAAATTCAGCTCCCGCGCGCTCTTCCCCTTCGACTCGCCCCGCTCGGTCGAGTTCTACGAGCTGCGCCTCGCGCCCCTCGCGGTCGAGAACGCCGACCCGCACCCCCCGGGCACGGTGGAGAACCTGGTCGTCAGCCACGGGACCGTGGAGGTCTCGGTGGGTGCGGAGCGTCACCTGCTCGCCACCGGCGACGCTCTCCTCTTCGAGGCCGACGTCCCCCACGTCTATCGCAACCCGGCCGACGCGGAGGCCGTCATGTACCTCGTGATGACCTACTCCATCCCCGCGCCCTGA